In a single window of the Leptolyngbyaceae cyanobacterium genome:
- a CDS encoding glycosyltransferase family 2 protein produces the protein MFLDTPVAFFIFNRPELTKVVFEAIAQAKPKKLLVVADGPRVPEEVEKCQKTREIIDRVDWDCQILTNYSEVNLGCKRRVSSGLDWVFSEVEEAIILEDDCLPAPSFFYFCQTLLDHYRNDRRIMMISGDSFLANPSQNDYSYSFTKYIHIWGWATWRRAWKHYDVNIKTWPEYKKLDILSSLWESPSEQKYWTDIFDRLFEGTIDTWDYQWAYACWSQSGISIIPNANLVSNLGFGPEATHTLMESPWANLPTANIWNIEHPPFVVRDRNIEQFVFENVIGGKPIEEEQSLLANIFPYISRIKNNLKLALKFY, from the coding sequence ATGTTTCTTGATACACCAGTTGCTTTTTTCATTTTTAATCGCCCCGAACTAACAAAAGTAGTTTTTGAAGCGATCGCGCAAGCTAAACCCAAAAAACTTCTGGTAGTTGCCGATGGGCCACGAGTCCCTGAAGAAGTAGAAAAATGTCAAAAAACTAGAGAAATAATTGATAGGGTAGATTGGGATTGCCAAATTTTAACTAATTATTCAGAAGTCAACTTGGGATGTAAACGTCGTGTTTCCAGTGGACTAGATTGGGTATTTTCAGAAGTAGAGGAAGCAATTATCTTAGAAGATGATTGTTTACCAGCGCCATCATTTTTTTATTTTTGTCAAACCCTTCTTGACCATTATCGTAACGATCGCCGTATCATGATGATCAGCGGGGATAGTTTTTTAGCAAATCCCAGTCAAAATGATTATAGTTATTCGTTTACAAAGTATATCCATATTTGGGGATGGGCTACCTGGAGAAGAGCTTGGAAACATTATGATGTCAATATTAAAACTTGGCCTGAATATAAAAAACTGGATATACTTAGTTCTTTATGGGAATCTCCATCCGAGCAAAAGTACTGGACAGACATATTCGATCGTTTATTTGAAGGTACTATTGATACATGGGATTATCAATGGGCTTATGCCTGTTGGTCTCAAAGTGGCATTTCTATCATACCTAACGCCAACCTCGTATCGAATCTAGGATTTGGCCCAGAAGCGACACACACATTAATGGAAAGTCCTTGGGCTAACTTACCAACTGCTAATATTTGGAATATCGAGCATCCTCCATTTGTCGTAAGAGATAGAAATATAGAACAGTTTGTATTTGAAAACGTTATTGGAGGTAAACCAATTGAAGAGGAACAATCTTTATTGGCAAATATTTTTCCATATATTTCCAGAATAAAAAATAACCTTAAGTTGGCATTAAAATTTTATTGA
- a CDS encoding FkbM family methyltransferase — protein sequence MSSMPNIIKLITPPIIQKIARLTNNPKDRLREKELNKLRLLPRYQPTTTNLLGTEIEIVDACTFLGGYHEIIEGKIYEFKASSEKPLIIDCGANIGLSVFFFKTLYPSSRIIAFEADPIIFNTLVKNVSNLGLTDVEIHNEAIWTDETYISFCREGAYSGRIPKPGDRDSMIEVKTTRLRDILNQKIDFLKLDIEGAETEVIRDCEDRLTNVEHIFLEYHSHMQEKQTLHEILSIMQKAGFRYHILEAFSSQHPFMKRELMLGMDLQLNIFGYRV from the coding sequence ATGTCTTCCATGCCTAACATAATCAAGCTAATTACTCCGCCAATAATTCAAAAGATAGCTAGATTAACTAATAATCCCAAAGATAGATTAAGGGAAAAGGAGTTAAATAAATTAAGATTATTGCCTCGCTATCAGCCAACTACTACTAACCTTCTTGGTACGGAAATAGAAATAGTAGATGCCTGTACTTTTTTGGGTGGTTATCACGAGATTATTGAGGGTAAAATATATGAATTTAAAGCATCATCTGAAAAACCATTAATTATAGATTGTGGAGCTAATATAGGATTGAGCGTATTTTTTTTTAAAACCTTATATCCTAGCAGCAGAATCATTGCTTTTGAAGCAGACCCAATAATATTTAATACATTAGTAAAAAATGTTTCAAACTTAGGTCTCACAGATGTTGAAATTCACAACGAAGCAATATGGACTGATGAAACTTACATCAGTTTTTGCAGAGAAGGTGCTTATTCTGGCAGAATACCAAAACCTGGAGATCGGGATAGTATGATTGAAGTAAAAACAACCAGATTAAGGGATATACTTAACCAAAAAATAGATTTTTTAAAGCTAGATATTGAAGGTGCTGAAACTGAAGTGATTAGGGATTGTGAGGATAGACTGACGAATGTCGAACACATTTTTTTAGAATATCATTCCCATATGCAGGAAAAACAGACTTTGCATGAAATATTATCAATTATGCAAAAGGCTGGTTTTAGATATCATATTCTTGAAGCATTTTCTTCTCAACATCCTTTTATGAAACGTGAATTAATGTTAGGTATGGATTTGCAGTTAAATATATTCGGTTATCGAGTTTAA
- a CDS encoding DUF5672 family protein — translation MSNLLIEMASKKALHPVSVVIPIYKTELSKSEKLSLDRCLTVLNKHPITVISPQGLSFDKIFFKDVQVKFEFFDKTYFQSVDDYSKLMLSTEFYRRFLNYKYILIYQLDALVFKDDLLAWCNKGFDYIGAPWLNEDEVAYWSYQSSTARRFLKKLNIFFNKGVANGVGNGGLCLRNVKKCLFVLLIFRQKAYTWKVNEDIFWAYFVTSYFPFFKIPDRLTSLQFSFESYPDKCYELNNKTLPFGCHAWEKHNIDFWRQFIDFG, via the coding sequence ATGTCAAACCTTCTGATAGAAATGGCTTCTAAAAAAGCACTTCATCCTGTTTCTGTGGTGATACCTATATATAAAACTGAACTTTCTAAATCAGAAAAGCTCTCCTTGGATAGGTGCTTGACAGTATTAAATAAGCATCCAATTACAGTTATTTCTCCACAAGGGCTTTCTTTTGATAAGATATTTTTTAAGGATGTGCAGGTAAAATTTGAGTTCTTTGATAAAACTTATTTCCAAAGCGTAGATGATTATAGCAAATTAATGCTATCCACCGAATTTTATCGAAGGTTTTTAAATTATAAATATATACTCATTTATCAACTAGATGCTTTAGTCTTTAAAGATGATTTACTTGCTTGGTGTAATAAAGGATTCGACTACATAGGAGCACCTTGGTTGAATGAAGACGAAGTGGCATATTGGTCATACCAATCTTCAACGGCAAGAAGATTTTTAAAAAAGTTAAACATTTTTTTTAATAAAGGTGTTGCTAATGGAGTAGGAAATGGCGGTCTTTGCTTGAGAAACGTAAAAAAATGTTTATTTGTATTATTAATTTTCAGACAAAAAGCCTATACTTGGAAAGTTAATGAAGATATATTTTGGGCTTATTTCGTAACTAGCTATTTTCCTTTTTTTAAAATCCCAGATCGTCTCACATCATTACAATTTTCTTTTGAATCTTATCCAGATAAGTGTTATGAGTTAAATAACAAAACACTTCCTTTTGGATGCCATGCGTGGGAAAAACATAATATTGACTTCTGGCGTCAATTTATTGATTTTGGATGA